GGACTTTTACAATGCGCTAGAGACAGCAGCAGATCAGCTTGGGCAGATGCGTGGCGCGATTCGCCATATCATTCTTCTCACGGATGGTGATTCCAATCGTTCGGCCACGGATCACTATCCGCTCGTTGCCACGATCGCTCAGCGTCAGATTACCATTACGACTATTCGTATTGGGGATGACACCGTGAACTTGCAACTCCTCTCCTTTATGTCGGAAAAAACCGGCGGGCGCTTTTATCATGTTGCGGATGTCGAGATGCTGCCGCAGTTGCTCATCAAAGACACCCGTCAGGCGATGCGAGAAAAGGACGACGACAAGGATAGTCCGAAGGAGATCGTTCCACGAGTTGGTGAACGTGGTCAGGTATTGCAAGGATTAAGCGACTTCCCTTCGCTTGATGAGTATATGCTGACTAAGCTCAAAGACGGGGCGGACGTTCAGTTATATACCGATGTGCATACTGAACACGATCCACTGCTAGCCACCTGGCAGTATGGCTTAGGGAAAGTTGTCGCTGTGACGTTCGATCCGAGTGGCAGTGGTTCGGCGGATTGGATTCGCTGGGAAGGGTTCGGGAAATTTTGGTCACAAGCGGTGCGCTGGGCGATTCGTGACGAAACGCCGTGGGATTATCGTATTAGTGCGCGCCGACGTGGTGAGCGTACGATCCTCCAAGCCGAGTCCTATGACAACGAAGAGGATAGTTTCCTGCTCGCGCGGTTACCGCGCGGAAGCCAAACTGACGAGGTCTCATTATTTCCGGTTGCTCCGCGTGTCTATGAAGCGGTATTGCCTCGTAAACGGCAAGGCAATCTACAAGTGACTTTGCTCAAGCGCAAAAACGGCAAAGTCGTGAATCAAAAGAATGAAACGGTTATGGTCGGACAAGCACCGGGAGAAGTGCTTGATGAATACCGCCAACAAGAGCCGAATCGTGCTCTGTTGCGGGAATTGGCCGAAGGAACTGGCGGGAGTATCGACCCAGATCTGAATGCGCTCGTGTCGCAAAAGCGCGAAGGTCAGAAGACACTGATTCATTCTTTAGAGAACCCCCTCATGATTGCGGCGCTGTTCCTGCTCTTCGGTGACATCGCACTGCGTGTGTTGTTCGGACCGCAGGCCTAGGAAAGTCACCGCCAATACGCAGACGTGCCGCACCTGTTGGGAAGCCTTGCTGGGCTCATCGTGGGGGCCGCTGTCGGTGCTTTCGTACACACCGCAATTGTCATGCTTGTATTGATTTGTTTGTGCCCCTGAGAGATGATTCTGTCCTAAAAAAAGCCTTGTGGAGGAATGCGATGAATGTACGTGCAGCGGTAGCGCATAAGGCTGGTACGCCTTTAACGATCGAGACCGTGCAGTTAGATGGCCCAAAAGCAGGTGAAGTGTTGGTCGAAATCAAAGCGACTGGCATCTGTCACACTGACGAGTTTACCCTCTCTGGTGGTGATCCCGAGGGAATCTTTCCTGCAATTCTTGGTCATGAGGGCGCTGGGATTGTGGTTGATGTTGGTCCAGGCGTGACCAGCGTAAAAAAGGGCGACCACGTCATTCCCTTGTACACGCCTGAGTGTCGCCAGTGTAAATCCTGCCTGAGCCGCAAGACGAACTTGTGCACTGCTATCCGTGCTACCCAAGGCAAAGGACTGATGCCCGACAGCACCAGTCGTTTCTCGTTAGGCAAAGAAACCATTTATCACTATATGGGCTGTTCAACCTTTTCCAATTTTACCGTCCTGCCTGAGATCGCCGTAGCCAAGATTCGGGAAGACGCGCCGTTCGACAAAGTCTGTTACATCGGCTGTGGGGTCACAACTGGTATCGGTGCTGTTATCAACACCGCCAAAGTAGAGCCAGGAGCTAACGTTGTCATATTCGGCCTTGGTGGTATCGGCCTCAACGTCATCCAAGGCGCGCGTATGGCTGGCGCTAATATGATCGTTGGTGTCGATATCAATCCGAACCGGAAGGTGTTAGCTGAAAAATTTGGTATGACGCACTTCGTGAATCCCAAAGAAGTGCAAGGTGATCTGGTGCCGTATCTGGTCGATCTGACTGGCGGTGGCGCGGATTACAGTTTCGAGTGCGTTGGCAATGTGCAGTTGATGCGTCAGG
This Deltaproteobacteria bacterium DNA region includes the following protein-coding sequences:
- a CDS encoding S-(hydroxymethyl)glutathione dehydrogenase/class III alcohol dehydrogenase, translating into MNVRAAVAHKAGTPLTIETVQLDGPKAGEVLVEIKATGICHTDEFTLSGGDPEGIFPAILGHEGAGIVVDVGPGVTSVKKGDHVIPLYTPECRQCKSCLSRKTNLCTAIRATQGKGLMPDSTSRFSLGKETIYHYMGCSTFSNFTVLPEIAVAKIREDAPFDKVCYIGCGVTTGIGAVINTAKVEPGANVVIFGLGGIGLNVIQGARMAGANMIVGVDINPNRKVLAEKFGMTHFVNPKEVQGDLVPYLVDLTGGGADYSFECVGNVQLMRQALECCHRGWGVSVIIGVAGSGQEISTRPFQLVTGRVWKGTAFGGARGRTDVPKIVDWYMNKKINIDDLITHVLPLDRINEGFDLMHAGKSIRAVVTY